From a single Candidatus Binatia bacterium genomic region:
- a CDS encoding HypC/HybG/HupF family hydrogenase formation chaperone produces the protein MCLAIPMQLIERSEWDGTAELRGVQRQVSLMLCPEAQVGEYVLVHAGYAITTVDVEEARKTLELLDEIVREDIPE, from the coding sequence ATGTGTCTGGCCATACCGATGCAGCTCATCGAGCGCAGTGAATGGGACGGCACCGCCGAGTTGCGCGGCGTACAGCGGCAGGTGTCGCTCATGCTGTGCCCGGAGGCTCAGGTGGGCGAGTATGTGCTCGTGCATGCGGGCTACGCCATCACCACCGTGGATGTGGAAGAAGCACGCAAGACACTCGAGCTCCTGGACGAGATCGTGCGGGAGGACATACCGGAATGA
- the hypD gene encoding hydrogenase formation protein HypD codes for MKPSDAFSDRATVEALVSRAREQASRLDRPVTFMEVCGTHTHAIAAAGLRRLLPQKVRLISGPGCPVCVTPVDYLDRAEALAALPDVIVCTFGDLVRVPSSCGSLEQARARGCDVRIVYSPRDALAIAREHPSKRIVFLAVGFETTLPTVAAALAEAESEGIATFQILPGGKLIEPPLRALVTDGDVQIDGFLLPGHVSVIIGSNAYTFLAEEFRVPGAVVGFTPADILLGVSELVQQVLERAPRVANLYTRVVRPEGNRHAQELIARFFEPVDTRWRGLGEIPGSGLGVRATWAHRDASTIEVAVPEPREPGGCRCGEVLKGVIEPPQCPLFDRGCTPDAPLGACMVSSEGTCAAWYRHERFGAGAAA; via the coding sequence ATGAAACCGAGCGATGCGTTCTCCGACCGCGCCACCGTCGAAGCCCTTGTCTCTCGCGCCCGGGAGCAGGCGAGTCGACTCGATCGGCCGGTTACCTTCATGGAGGTGTGCGGCACGCACACGCACGCGATCGCCGCCGCCGGCCTGCGTCGCCTGCTTCCCCAAAAGGTTCGCCTCATCTCCGGTCCCGGCTGTCCCGTGTGCGTCACGCCGGTGGATTACCTCGATCGGGCCGAGGCCTTGGCGGCGCTGCCGGACGTCATCGTCTGCACCTTCGGCGACTTGGTCCGCGTGCCCTCGAGTTGCGGCAGCCTGGAGCAGGCCCGTGCCCGCGGCTGTGACGTGCGTATTGTCTACTCCCCTCGCGATGCGCTCGCCATCGCCCGCGAGCATCCGTCAAAGCGAATCGTTTTCCTGGCGGTCGGCTTTGAAACCACGCTGCCGACGGTGGCCGCGGCGCTGGCGGAAGCCGAATCCGAGGGGATTGCCACCTTCCAGATTCTGCCTGGCGGCAAGCTCATTGAGCCGCCGCTGCGTGCGCTGGTCACCGACGGTGACGTGCAGATCGACGGCTTTCTGCTTCCCGGCCACGTCTCGGTGATCATCGGCTCCAACGCCTATACGTTCCTGGCGGAGGAGTTCAGGGTGCCGGGCGCCGTGGTCGGCTTCACACCGGCGGACATCCTCCTCGGTGTGTCGGAATTGGTGCAGCAAGTGCTAGAGCGGGCGCCACGCGTCGCCAACCTGTACACGCGTGTCGTCCGTCCCGAGGGCAACCGGCACGCGCAGGAGTTGATCGCGCGCTTTTTCGAGCCGGTGGATACGCGCTGGCGCGGCCTCGGGGAGATTCCCGGTTCGGGCCTCGGTGTGCGCGCCACTTGGGCGCATCGGGATGCGTCCACCATCGAGGTTGCCGTACCGGAACCGCGTGAGCCGGGCGGATGCCGCTGCGGTGAGGTGCTCAAGGGTGTGATCGAACCACCGCAGTGTCCGCTCTTCGACCGAGGCTGCACGCCGGACGCG